Proteins from one Candidatus Bathyarchaeota archaeon genomic window:
- a CDS encoding HAD family hydrolase: MTKIRAVIFDFIGTLTELVGYSLENAEKELFRSLVADGYNINCESFFEAYKKTYQKYREIRYEQLVEVANAVWVSEALSYLGYATTPQEENIKAAVNAFFHSYLEALRLRSFAKSTLQRLSQNYKLGLLSNFTYAPVIYAALGNLRINGFFDAVLVSEAVGWRKPNAKVFQESLKRLRVKAYETIYVGDNPLEDIQGAKGVGMRTVFIPSQFNSLKDMQKEEHPPDHTIEKLSDITKIINTLPP; this comes from the coding sequence ATGACGAAGATTAGGGCAGTGATTTTCGATTTCATTGGCACGTTGACAGAATTAGTCGGGTACTCCCTTGAAAACGCAGAAAAAGAACTGTTCAGAAGTCTTGTTGCAGACGGTTACAATATCAACTGCGAAAGCTTCTTCGAAGCCTACAAAAAAACATATCAAAAATATCGTGAAATCCGCTACGAGCAATTGGTAGAGGTTGCTAATGCGGTTTGGGTTTCTGAAGCCTTAAGCTATCTAGGATACGCCACCACGCCTCAGGAGGAGAACATCAAGGCTGCAGTAAATGCTTTTTTTCATAGCTATCTAGAGGCATTGAGACTGCGATCTTTCGCTAAATCAACGCTGCAGAGACTGTCTCAAAACTATAAACTTGGACTTCTTTCCAATTTCACTTATGCACCTGTCATTTATGCAGCGCTAGGAAACCTGAGGATTAACGGTTTTTTCGATGCTGTCCTTGTTTCGGAGGCAGTTGGCTGGCGTAAACCAAACGCGAAGGTTTTCCAGGAATCCTTGAAAAGATTGCGTGTGAAAGCCTACGAGACCATTTATGTGGGTGACAACCCACTGGAAGACATTCAAGGCGCTAAAGGCGTTGGCATGAGAACAGTATTCATTCCATCCCAGTTCAACAGCTTAAAGGACATGCAAAAAGAAGAACATCCTCCAGATCACACCATAGAAAAACTCAGCGACATCACTAAAATCATCAACACACTCCCGCCGTAA
- a CDS encoding LURP-one-related family protein, protein MESDLNVNVDVTKMDSVASMGLLSPGLNYYVLKEKWWDWGSGDIFNRDGTSVGKMHRRVISLRALIEVSEVDGTQVFTVNKKLVSMRPSYMIKDVEGRLLGRTNRKILTLFRPKLWLEDNEGRKLLEAKGNFLGKNFEVKDMDGKLKAKIGKSDFFKDLVLGGLFDFSDTYAIKILDSDYDKRLLLGFVIAIDNSVHDKK, encoded by the coding sequence ATGGAATCCGATTTGAATGTAAATGTCGATGTGACGAAAATGGATTCTGTTGCTAGCATGGGGCTCCTTAGTCCCGGATTGAATTACTACGTACTCAAGGAGAAGTGGTGGGATTGGGGAAGCGGCGACATCTTCAATCGAGATGGTACTTCTGTGGGGAAAATGCACAGACGTGTCATATCACTAAGAGCTCTTATAGAAGTGTCTGAGGTTGATGGAACTCAAGTTTTTACCGTTAACAAGAAGCTGGTTTCCATGCGACCATCTTATATGATCAAAGATGTCGAAGGGCGGTTGCTGGGGAGGACAAATCGGAAGATTCTAACTTTATTCCGTCCAAAACTCTGGTTGGAAGACAACGAAGGACGAAAGCTTCTTGAAGCTAAAGGCAACTTCTTAGGAAAAAACTTTGAGGTAAAAGACATGGATGGTAAGTTGAAGGCAAAAATAGGCAAAAGCGACTTCTTCAAAGACCTAGTGTTGGGGGGTCTCTTCGACTTTTCAGATACCTACGCCATCAAAATTCTGGATTCTGATTACGATAAAAGGCTGCTCCTTGGATTCGTAATCGCCATAGATAACAGCGTTCATGACAAAAAGTAG
- a CDS encoding KEOPS complex subunit Pcc1 — translation MKRNAVIHFEFPSKKQLEILLNALMPETKKPATSRSKVSIEGEGKKLIIRIEAKDTSALRATLNSYLRWAALVKDTYEAVASLEKAV, via the coding sequence ATGAAGAGAAACGCAGTAATCCACTTTGAATTTCCCTCAAAAAAACAGTTAGAAATCTTGTTAAATGCCTTGATGCCTGAGACAAAAAAACCAGCGACATCTAGATCGAAAGTCTCTATTGAAGGCGAAGGCAAGAAGCTAATTATACGAATCGAAGCTAAAGACACCTCAGCCCTCAGAGCAACTCTAAATTCGTACCTTCGATGGGCTGCCCTTGTAAAAGACACGTACGAGGCTGTTGCGAGCCTTGAAAAGGCAGTGTAA
- a CDS encoding LysE family transporter has product MASGLEFLGLGVFFGLVAGVSPGPLLALVFSETLKFGRREGVKVAISPLVTDVPIVLFVLFVLSNLIGYGFVVGVVSLFGAGYLVYLGVENLRVRVGEFEVKLGRKDALRRGVVANFLSSSPYLFWLSIGGPIIFKSLDVHFSAMVLFVLGFYSLLVGSKIGIALIVDKSKVFLESKYYLWVVRALGIVLILFSLIFVKDGLALIGLL; this is encoded by the coding sequence ATGGCTAGTGGGCTTGAGTTTTTAGGTTTAGGTGTATTTTTCGGTTTGGTTGCGGGAGTTTCTCCGGGTCCTCTTTTGGCTTTGGTTTTTTCTGAGACTTTGAAGTTTGGGAGGAGGGAAGGGGTTAAGGTTGCGATTTCGCCTTTGGTTACTGATGTGCCGATTGTTCTGTTTGTTTTGTTTGTGTTGTCTAATTTGATTGGATATGGCTTTGTTGTAGGCGTAGTTTCTTTGTTTGGTGCTGGTTATTTGGTTTATTTGGGTGTTGAGAATTTGAGGGTGAGAGTTGGTGAATTTGAAGTTAAGCTTGGAAGAAAGGATGCTCTGAGGCGAGGTGTTGTTGCGAACTTCTTAAGTTCTTCTCCTTATCTGTTTTGGCTTTCCATTGGTGGTCCAATAATTTTCAAGAGCTTGGATGTTCACTTTTCGGCAATGGTTCTTTTCGTTTTGGGGTTTTACAGTTTACTTGTCGGATCGAAGATAGGTATCGCTTTGATTGTGGATAAATCTAAGGTTTTTCTTGAAAGCAAGTATTATCTGTGGGTTGTTCGTGCCTTAGGGATTGTGCTAATCTTGTTTTCATTAATTTTTGTAAAAGATGGGCTAGCATTAATTGGTCTGCTTTAG
- a CDS encoding prefoldin subunit beta, translated as MSDISQLPPHVQERLLRLQQLQRNLQAILAQKQQVELELNETEQALTELKNLTKNVVVYKSIGSLLVQSKKTKVVTELKERKELLNTRVEVLGKQEERLRNQLNQLQAKLKRDLGASLSSSATP; from the coding sequence ATGAGCGACATATCACAGCTTCCCCCTCACGTTCAAGAACGATTACTCAGACTACAACAGCTTCAACGCAACCTCCAAGCAATTTTGGCACAGAAGCAACAAGTAGAATTAGAATTAAATGAAACCGAACAAGCCTTAACAGAATTGAAAAATTTAACTAAGAACGTCGTAGTCTACAAGTCCATCGGCTCACTCCTAGTACAGTCCAAGAAAACCAAAGTCGTGACCGAACTAAAAGAACGCAAAGAACTTCTAAATACGCGTGTAGAAGTCCTAGGCAAACAAGAAGAAAGACTACGCAACCAACTCAATCAATTACAAGCAAAACTCAAACGCGACCTGGGCGCTAGCCTTTCAAGCTCCGCAACACCTTAG
- a CDS encoding DUF3194 domain-containing protein, with amino-acid sequence MQEIGIPELTEDQMQTLSEIAEKAARDHVLSKVPQRKILTLDIAIETVGSKPVTVSVGVDLTLSPLIKAASAEKLASEATEKAFEAIEQCLRELSCKSKT; translated from the coding sequence TTGCAGGAGATAGGCATACCGGAGCTTACTGAAGACCAGATGCAAACATTATCGGAAATCGCTGAAAAAGCTGCCCGAGATCATGTTTTGTCAAAGGTTCCTCAACGGAAAATCTTAACGTTGGACATCGCCATCGAAACCGTGGGCTCCAAGCCTGTCACAGTTTCAGTTGGCGTTGATCTGACCTTATCTCCGCTAATAAAGGCAGCCAGTGCAGAAAAACTTGCTAGCGAGGCTACAGAAAAAGCCTTCGAAGCAATAGAACAGTGTTTAAGGGAGCTAAGTTGCAAATCCAAGACATAA
- a CDS encoding single-stranded DNA-binding protein encodes MSLIETSVEDMSDKEQPASEELVKIEKLTPNSREVNMIVKVISKSEVRNVTGRDYSVRRVADALVGDETGCVYMTLWDDNIDKVNAESSLRVTNGYVNLFRGNMRLNIGRYGSFELLEESPITEVNTENNLSSKRYEQERRDRRYGDRRGYQQGRRY; translated from the coding sequence ATGAGTCTGATAGAAACGAGCGTTGAAGATATGTCAGATAAAGAACAACCCGCAAGTGAAGAATTGGTGAAAATAGAGAAATTAACTCCGAATTCGAGAGAAGTGAACATGATTGTGAAGGTGATTTCCAAAAGTGAAGTTAGAAACGTCACAGGGCGAGATTATTCCGTACGCAGAGTTGCAGACGCCTTAGTTGGAGATGAAACAGGATGCGTATACATGACGCTCTGGGATGACAACATAGACAAAGTAAACGCGGAATCTTCCCTGCGCGTCACTAACGGTTATGTAAACCTGTTCAGAGGAAACATGCGCCTGAACATAGGAAGATATGGCAGCTTCGAACTTCTAGAAGAATCTCCCATTACAGAAGTCAACACAGAAAACAACTTGTCTAGTAAACGATACGAACAGGAAAGGCGAGATCGCAGATACGGTGACAGAAGAGGTTACCAGCAAGGAAGAAGATACTAA
- a CDS encoding GYD domain-containing protein, which translates to MPRYILLSKLTNEGWKTVRDRPERIKEVNRELEAFGVKVLSQYATLGNYDFVNIVEAPDNKTVAKVSIELGSRGTIQITTIPAIPIDEFIASIKKK; encoded by the coding sequence ATGCCACGCTATATTCTACTTTCAAAGCTAACCAATGAAGGCTGGAAAACTGTTAGAGACAGACCTGAAAGAATCAAAGAAGTTAACAGAGAACTCGAAGCTTTTGGCGTCAAAGTGCTTTCGCAATACGCAACACTGGGCAACTATGACTTCGTTAATATAGTTGAAGCCCCAGACAACAAAACTGTCGCCAAAGTCTCCATAGAGTTGGGCTCTCGAGGAACCATACAAATAACAACAATACCCGCTATCCCAATAGACGAGTTCATCGCATCTATAAAGAAAAAATAA
- a CDS encoding DHH family phosphoesterase: MQIQDITALLDKINARLVVLLCHHNADPDAIGAAFAFSSLLERLRPRLRTEIAAAEGPSRLSRHLLTSLPIKLTPNPPIEEADAIVLLDTNTIQQLDDWAKRVEASDAPIIVIDHHASHPETEQLATLIVADENASSTCEIIYKFFMDMNVRFSEAEAKSLFLGIAFDTRHFILASSVTLKIVADLIDAGVNAREALGLLSLPMEESERIARLKASKRVKLLKVGDWIIAFSHVGAYQASAARALISLGAHVAIVAGQRDEKLRISMRASRKFYQATGVHLGRDLAKPLGEHFGGMGGGHAISAGANGEGDLKACLKHCVRLLKEKLRRS; encoded by the coding sequence TTGCAAATCCAAGACATAACCGCTCTCTTAGACAAGATCAACGCTAGACTTGTTGTTTTGTTATGCCATCATAATGCAGACCCAGACGCAATTGGAGCCGCCTTCGCCTTTTCCAGTTTGCTCGAGCGCCTTCGTCCAAGATTACGGACAGAAATCGCAGCAGCAGAAGGGCCCAGCCGCTTGTCTAGACACTTGCTGACTAGTTTGCCGATAAAGCTAACACCCAATCCCCCCATTGAAGAAGCTGATGCAATTGTGTTGTTAGATACAAATACCATTCAGCAGTTGGACGATTGGGCAAAAAGAGTTGAAGCTTCTGATGCTCCAATAATCGTAATTGACCACCATGCCAGTCACCCGGAGACAGAGCAGTTGGCAACTCTTATTGTGGCAGATGAAAACGCGTCGTCCACTTGTGAAATCATCTACAAGTTTTTCATGGACATGAACGTTCGATTCTCGGAGGCAGAAGCTAAATCGCTGTTTCTAGGCATAGCATTTGATACACGTCATTTTATTTTGGCAAGCTCAGTAACGCTCAAGATTGTTGCTGATTTGATTGATGCAGGTGTAAATGCAAGGGAAGCTTTGGGTCTTCTTTCTTTGCCGATGGAAGAGTCTGAGCGTATAGCGCGGCTTAAGGCATCAAAGAGAGTTAAGCTTCTCAAAGTTGGAGACTGGATTATCGCATTCTCGCATGTGGGTGCTTATCAGGCTTCTGCTGCCAGAGCCTTAATCTCGTTGGGTGCCCACGTGGCCATCGTTGCTGGTCAGAGAGATGAAAAATTGAGAATTAGCATGCGAGCATCTCGCAAATTCTATCAAGCAACTGGCGTACATCTTGGCCGTGACTTGGCGAAGCCACTAGGCGAGCATTTTGGAGGCATGGGTGGTGGTCATGCGATTTCTGCAGGAGCTAACGGAGAAGGCGATTTGAAAGCTTGCCTTAAGCACTGTGTTAGATTATTGAAAGAAAAACTAAGGCGTAGTTGA